In the genome of Rhopalosiphum padi isolate XX-2018 chromosome 1, ASM2088224v1, whole genome shotgun sequence, the window taatCACATAgctgtgtattattattcaaatagtataaaatataataaaagagcGCTGGGCACGCGACTaatgcgtattatatttatcgttatttataataattaatagataatcacaaatatatatgatgaataataataatattatgtgaactaGACTAGACAGTGGTATAACTAAACTGCTTATTTTCGGAGATGCGTATATAGAGTACAAACCATATTTATGCGAGGAAATCGTAACTATCATAAAGTGGCCATTTTTAAGtattcttaaaatgttatattttttatttgttatcctGGCACATTAAAACCTTAGATGGTTTACAATAATTAGTGATTATAGTATGTGGCTGACTATTGGTACTTAAGTTTGAATTGTTgcttaaaatgttgaaataagggaatgtaaaatgtacaaatactaCACAAGTTACGTCAGTTACGAGACAAGTCCCTGAAAGGGTAGTTTATTAAACATCATGATTCGTTTAGAAGGAATAGTTTAGAATCTTTAGATCATcgtttctcaacctttttagtATCGCGTCCCtcaaaataggtataaaatatagtcaatCACTTCGCTTCCCCTCCCCCTCCATCTATATTAAgtacaaatttgaaaaataaaaatatcctatCATTCAACGATcacactaattatttattttataatgtttattcatttttttttatatatatcctTATCggctaattttaatattattattttaagtatttttttttcaataaagagttttaaataaaaactaaaaaggtatacattttgtaaatcagcgttttattatttttgacctaCGCGACCCCCAGTCAAGGTTATCGCGACCCCCTGGCTGAGAAACGCTGGTTTAGATAACTATTACCATTTTGAGTTGATCGGGTTCAAATTCTCTGATTATCGTTGTCTCTTTTCTATTGCTTAAACCTTTTTGAATGTGCACCAGCTTGTTGCCCTCCTGAGTGATGATCGACCTCACTTTATGGGCGTCTAATGTTTCTTCGACGAATTCCTCGCCAAGGTTGAACTCGATCGATGTGTTTCTGATCATTGTGTTGCACGTCAACACATACTTACCGTCCTGGTTTTTGGTCAGCTCCACCACCGGAGTCATGACTTTGCCCAACGTGCGCATCACCTCAATAACACCTGCAGAAGATTCACCCGAGtagaatcattttcaaacaTACGATAGGTACATGATATGATTATTGTAATCTAAACGTTAACAGACGTCTTCAACTAtatcatcaatttttttctgttttcgaTTCATACTGGTAACGGCggtaatatttaggtattatacaataatattatattatattatttacttgttattatttactttccTATAATTTCTACATTGTCTATTACCTCATTTCAGAATGTAGATCAATACGCGGGCATATATATCTACTAATATTGCGTGTaagaatgattataaattataacaatgtgTTTGTTGCTTttagtaagtacttatatatacgatattatcaCACGTCATTTATACCTGAAACGTTACGTACAATATGTTGTTGTTGCAGTAGTTATCCGGTGCGTAAATACAGACGCAGCGACGAGTCTAAAGGTCGTAGAAacgcttaattattatttattataatttattataacacataGACTTAACTTTTTTTCTGTATTATCGACGAGGGACctatacaatatcaataaacgGAAACATCGGTAAACAgcgctaataaataaatactatagtctatataattcaaaacaaaaaaaagtgagTATTATACCTACGCGCGGCTTTGCTATATTATCGTAAGTATTAATAACGGGTCACTgtgatggatgtgttaaatttgaattcaatgacttatcattgtatacgaaaaactatCTGAGCGGAAACGATCTATCAGTCTATATCGgctatatcactaagtatatttcatgctATGTTTTTTTGGTGTTACTATTACTCTATTGgctattaaataaagtaatttactGTATAATTAATACAGTAGATTGAATTAACTTATGTCAAAATTGTTGCATTTTATCTCATCTTTgcgtgtacaaaatataataatatacgtaaaagttttattttcccTCACATGATTTTAGctcaaaattataacaaaacaatgaatttatttataggtagttaATTAGTAActaattttgtcaacatttaaagttcaaatacttataaaaatatattgtgccaatgtattttaaatatttttacatatctataagaaaaacttatgtAAAAtcgtgtattaaattttcaaattttttcttCGGGTTAGGTTTTTTTTGGGTAAAATTTTTCTATTGACATACAaagaaatttaactaaaaaaaatttcaaatgtctatagtAAATTTGACtcagtctaaatattttgaaaatttcatcatacatagaaaatgattataataaacattttgtgaaattttcaagtacctatctacgttaattattttatattaaaacatcaaaaatagttattttatgagCAAATACCTATAAGATATTGAATAtcttaataacagtttaaacttaaaatgctcatgataaataataaatgttattttctgGTAGGAACTTTTATAGAttcaaaaacttttaaagaaccttttattatattttcaaatcttagataggtataaaagaaattattttatgaatttctgaattcctataaaataatttaaaatttataatgtaatgtatagaGAATAACCTTATAAgcttttgtaaaaattttaaatttccagCGTATATGGATATTCGTTTTCAAGTTATACCgacaaaataaaatcgatttttttgaaaactgaaTTTGCgtaaaatttcttattttctCTTATTCTGTTTTCctgcaaatatttttaaaaatactgacttaaactttaaaattgttatacataatttatttaattacagtaaTAGTCATTAGTCTGTAACGTTAAAGTATTCAATTAGGTACTATAATGATTTTCGTATCGATTCAGccagtgtaatataatattttactcggGATGCAAGTTTAACGTCGGTTATCGcagttattaaacatattatatgttcacgtacttatttatttttaaattatttaataattaatattatacctaggAAACTGAAGTAAATCGAATAACAAACGGGGCCAACGGTAAACTTCTTATTATagataatgataacaataatattaaatggatatttcgcgttataaattattaaatatggtaattaaatatttattaacttaaaaatactaaatagtatagtaTTTCGATCATAAATTAAACTAAGTATTTACATATCTTAAATCACAATAGTGTATGCTAATTCATTCTTGAATACaattaagattaaattaatagtataatatattatattgacgcaataaaaagtaaaaacaattctataggaaaaattgaattaatatttttatcattttgtcTAGATTCCATTTTAGACTGAAGTAAATATTACTACCTAcggtaaatacaatataacaaacaaGATTCGAggcaattttgaaatttaaaatttacgacGACCCATCACCTTTAATACAATCAAGTcgatatactatataaacatgGGAGATGATGGTATATGACGTATGTATCGGGATGGATTCGTTTATTTCTCAATTTATGTTGACGacgaaactatttaaattttattgacacGAAAAGGATTTACGATAACAAGTATTTTGAAGCTAAAGCAGTAAAAGCAATCTATTTCTTTATGCATTTTGGACTACCTACTATacagttatactaatttatttaatttacatcaataattaattaatgttgtgAGTTAGTGACATATGACACATATTTTATaggatttttatttgatattaatatggtgtaaatataataatctgattttttttagtatattatagagtattattttataacttaaaagataattaaacaaaacatatttattacatttcttTACATTTGTTGTTAAGTCCAGAAACGAGTAATGTTGtgttattaaatcaaatgttaTCAATAGGTTGCTATAGTgtatctattaattttctacttatttaaaaatgatatgtataatattaatataataaaagaaagataggtaggtattatattttataataaactactatataaattataaattattgattaaaaacttACCCAGAGCTTTACAGAATTCATCAAAATTTTCGCTGGTTTCCAGCTTGAactttttatcaaaaatcagAGACATTCTTTACTATTTAGTTTTACTGACTGCAAACcaataaaaaactgttttaatttttctttccgGCGGTCAAACGATTACTGTATACGCGTATAAAGGTACTGTGTGAATTTATAGTCAACATCTAACATGCACTTTATGTTCAATTCGTATCTGGTCGGAGGCTTTTATATGTTTAGTAAAGGAACGtgagaaatattatatgtattttacgattaccttatttttttcatatcgcATTTATCAATAACGTGAttacataaatatcataatatacattcttGAATGCGTATATAAacgttcatatttataaaaaataaatcaattgaaccgatttaaattattatcaagtaCCTACAACTTTGATCGGTATAATAGTAAAATGGACGCCTCGGCGACAATTTTGAAGTTCAAactatggttattatttatattataagtatctacgcgttttgtttttttaataaattttaacttaatatgtgaattattgtaaaacataattctacatactacatataatttatagtacctacgtagcaattttatttctatttattttacgctaaaaaatatgaaaactctaataacatattatgattttattaattgaattaccACATGGGCTTTTGAGAGatacatattaattgtaatataaaaagtgTCGTAACAAGTATTCTTAAAAAGTACGAATGAATTTAAATCCAAGCCAGGAATTTAAATACagtagattcttattatattgaaCGTCGTTATCTCGAACTCCATTGAAATCCCTATGAAACTACCATTACACTTAATAGCATTTTTCTCTCGAtaactcgaaataaaattaatcgtttttcgttatctcgaatacacaaataatatttttattgcagtaggacataaaattaaataatacaatcagCATAATGATTATGATTTCACCCGTTGGtagtcaataatattgtaatcactCGTGTctcgtatacaatatagtgaAATGGAAAATACGCGTAAATTAAATGTCCTAACaattgatttttacatttttataaaaacaaaagaaatattaaacaaactgtaatgacagattaaaaaaaaaaagttatttattcattattgtagtttattgatatgtatgtttattgtataccaCTATACCAGTGCCGTAGCCAGGGGGGGCTTTCCAGGCTCGACCACCGGAAATGTCAaacgacaataattttattaatttaattaccgtTTGTGATGGTGATAAAGCAAAGCCACTCTATCACACTTACTTGATCTCGATCTTTATatttgtacctattttaatataaagcttatatagctatattcagtgtactaaaaagtaaaaattatgtttgacatgaataaagttttttgttaagttatttaattgtttattattttataattttaattttttttatttaattgtataattagttCATGTACGGCTTGTGaaaattgtgaataatatattgtagaaagatacttttgtatttttttttttgtacctaactgatttaaaacttaaactaaAACTAACCGTGCAGATGGTTTATGACAACATCGAGCTTTCCGTGTagcaaatatttatagaatgtaTATAGTCATATACATATCAAGGCACGACTGCACGAGTGAgagtaataacatttaaattataattaaaaatcaactttGTGGGTTTCTtagaaaaagtaataattagaaatttattaatatttaaggaaAGGCCGATTTTTAAGCACCAGTTGTTAAAGCTTATTAAATAACTCAGGGATTCTATCAGTATCAGACAGAAAAATGTTCACATCAACAAAAAGTAAGATATTAGAATTGTTAAaggggaaaaaaaataatatactaataataaataaataaattagaaaaggAGACAAGTGATCAACTTGTGGAATGCTTGAAGTGACTTCAATCTCTTCaaatacataatgatttattgaaTCTCACATGTAGAGAAATAAAGGATGAGATCATGAGAACCAGTATAATACGGGATTAGAgaagctaatttttttttaattttaaaattaaaaaaatatgatcaataCTATAGAACGActattaaatgtttgtaaaaatagtATCAGTTTGAAACTTGAATGCTATGTGAAAAtgattgtaaatgtaaaattaaattaagttaataattaaccaaatttttatatatctaatatactgATGTAGACAAATATAGAATGTCTATTTCACAAAAACTTTTGAATGTCATGATTTctgataaatttttattgtgcataatacctatattacattgtttttaataatttagatgaATAGCCGAATAGTTAACTTTCTATATTCTGGTATTTAATTAATCCCTAGAGGGttggttaaatatatattttacgaaaattgatttttcttgtttgtttattttctgGTTACTATTGGTGACACTGAAAATATTTTCCAAGAATTTTTCATAACGgcgtatttatcatttaatttataaaaaaatttaaaatctaaacagCATAAAATTTAACTCAAATCCCGCTagagtttaatttataaactatatatttgctTTCCATATATTATTTCTCTTACCTACAAACTACTGATTGGATTTGAATGGGATTTTCACTGTTCAATTTGCATTCATATCACAATAAAACGTAAAACATTTTGTTGACAAGAAAAAGGCCTATCGggattacttatttttaaacaaagtttTATCTGATGAAGTAGTGAATGGTTTTCAAAACTTATTGCATCAAATAGTTTCTTTGGCTAGGTCTTAAGCATAAAAAATGTCATAGATCGAATTCCTGTTCCCGGGAATTGAGTGGTATAGAAGAAAATATACACTAGTGGCTACAACATAAGCGCAACTGGGAGATCTGGGGAGTTTATCcccgaaaataaattattcaattgtttcctaaaatattaataaaccttgtaaaatttaatagttcttttttgaaattaattatttaatattatttttatttatatttttacctactACCTAGTAAATACACAttggtttaattataattgtataatattaacaggATTAAAGAGACTTAGAGACGAACCTACTTACTTAAGTAAGTgtgattttaatgtaaaaatttaaattccagcagaaaaattgtttatgtgatgacgatttaaattaaaaagaatattttatttttaatgctttcTATGTCATCGTGAACTAAATTATTTGCAGCACGAAAATCAGGTTTTATCGACGAAAGTTTACGTATTGTTACTTCAGTTGATAGTTTAATGCGATTTGACTAAGAGGAAAGCTCATTCTTGATCGAACACTTTAAGGTAGGTGGTAGGTtcctagtataataatatgtatgttaaccgtttacaatgtaaaatatttcatagttgaatttatttttagaatgcaTTAAATAATGATCTGAAATGTTGgtgttcaaaaattatatttgtgataatataaaggacttcgattaaaaaaaaaaaatcaaaatcaaaatcgttttcaaatttgtatttaatattttaatggtgcTAGTAACTATTACTGTTTCAATTACTTCCGCTCCCAGTTCCACTGCATCAGAATGTTCTTTTTCAGCTATaaggaaaaataattacattgcaCAATGAATCAAGATCGTTCTAGTAACATATtaatacttcatattgaaaagataAAGATATTcaaattgatgaaatattaaaaaaaaatatttttaaaagtgaaacttgatttaataaatattggttggtttttttttcatataattttttcatttattatttaatatttttaaattaataaatttggtaGTAAAGGGGTAAAAGCCCCCCCCCATAGGCCATAGGTCACTTTTCATGTTATATCAGACGGAGGCTATAGCGTCCCCCAATATTTTAGCCTTGGTTTCACCACtacaatgatttttaaaatattctaagagATCACTTTACTGTATTAAAAACTTGTGTTGtttacatttctttttttcttttttttttaaatggaggTATACTTACacttaaaactaattttctcaagaaattattagatattagttGTTACCTACCTAAAATCGAAGTACATCTGCAAGTGCTGCAGTAATGTACATATTCATACATATTCAATAAACTTCATGATATAATCGGGTATTCCCCATCTCGGTCAGATTTAACCACAAATCTAAGTTGGTGCAACAACACTGAATTGTCAGTGGACCTCAATTTTTCACTTTTACTTTGAGGTACTCGTATATCAAACCGAAATACAAAGAATGCCGTATTTTGTATTGATTCGTTTCTCTTAGGAAAAGTATCGGGTAATACATAgcaatagtatagtatattataatattaattagagtAAACatgcatacaaaataatttaaaaaccaaagaccaaaattaaaattaattatttatttttgtgtaatcgTATGATATAttgctaaatataatatttataatttaggcTGCAGTAGTCCAAATCTTCCATAGGACTGCAGTGAATAATCAAATCGATTGAAtcatttaccattataatataataatatattattgtgaaattgtatttaatcgATTGGTTTGTAGATTCTGGTGCAGGTGATTCCGTCGATAGTTaggatctaaaaatataaaaatcataaatgaatataaaacacATTAACATAAAACGCAAACGTTTAACCGACCAACGAcgtaattttgttatatatacttatattattatactattatataataatacgtcgaGGGTCTCATTAATACGCGTGATCTAAGTATGAGGAACGTGTGATATGCATATATGCGTGTATGCGTGTGTGTTCGTTTGGGAGGGAGGGGAGGAGTCGCGATGATATGTATTTTGTCATCAGTTTTGTACCATTTTCAATTGATCGGGTTCGAATTCTCTGACGATCGTGGTGTCGCTGTGCTTGTCGTATTTCTGAACGTGAATCAGCTTGTTTCCATCTTGGCTGATGATCGATTTAACTTTTCGGCCGTCGATCGTCTCTTCGAGGAATTCCTCGTCGAGGTTGAAAACGATCGACGAGTTTTTCATAGTCGAGTTTGACGACAACACGAATTTTCCGTCGTCGTTTTTGGTCAGTTCCACCACTGGAGTCGCGGTGTTGCCTAATGTGCGTTTTACCATGCCCACGCCTGtagaaaaacaaacaatttttttaaacgtctTTCCCGGCATCGGCAATATAAATAAGCTTAGGCGAAGAACGCGTTTACGCGagttaaaaattacaacaagTACAGAATAGGCTTCCCCTCCGCCGATTTCGTTGCAcaacattaaatttgaaaaattgccgtggcctttataatatttacacagcGTATCGGGACGTGGTCCGGTTATATACTTTGatcgttaattaaattaataactacgaataacaatttaacatataataatcaaaaaacccGTGATATTTGGATGTTTGATTATTATCCCGTGTAtcgtatagttattacttattcatataattataccatataatataataatatacatattcacaaaaattaagtttcaataataaccataataattataatatgagatacacatttcacattttatttttgttaaatataatatagtatagttacCCAGTACCTACACATCATTTTGATACTttgatattgattaatatttaatgacatgatagtataaattattatagtatcataGTCCAACAATCCAACATTACTCGGCCAAAATAACGCTTTGTTATATCAAATGGATATCTGTTTCAGTTCGAAACATGCATGTGAAACATTTCGTAAATATTCGTTACGTATTGGTAAaaggtatttataatacctgcctatataattaaaagtaaaatcgaatgtttttaattataaaatgggccatggacattaaattatattgacttaataaataaaacataattttatattataataatattatatagatatacaaaacctaaaactaatattataaatatcaataaattcagaaatttgaaattcatGGCAAAACGTATtagctatagcctataggtatacaAACTACAAGTATGTTAagtaaaaaactatttgtatgcaatagatttattaattttatttctgaatTTGAATTCACGAAGAAACGTACGTCATCATAACCATTTAAATCAatagtatttactaatttaaaaaaataattttatctggtaatttgtttttaaaacttattgcaACAAACGATTTTTTACTATTTGAGGCATTACAACAGTAATTAATCGATcgctattagtattataataaagtaatatgtttaaataataatgatataataataatagtacggaTATCataaatttgtgtttaattttgttGGGCATTGACTTTTGTTTGACAAGAAACTACAGAACATAAGTATCAtagactaataatattataagtctatgATAAGTATCGACTATATCGAGTATCActgagaatatattattatacagagtggTTCGACAAGAATGTTCAACCCCATTTTTTCTTTAGttatccaaattttaatttttagaatttttaattattcgtaagaattgtaatatttttaagtctttagatttttttcttaGTTATAAACAGTAGTATCTTGTAGACTGTGGCGATGCAaagttttttcaaacaaaaatcgCCATTCTTTGATTCctttttgaatatttgaaaatattgatgtagGTACCCATACCAAAATTAGAATGAGTAATTGTTGAGTTATCTAATTTTGTGTATCGACTaaggatgataataataaactcgAAAGATATCGGTTATTGAAGGAATTTGgtgattgtaaaataatagtataattgccaattataatattaatccatcaaaattttaaaatttttgaaaattctaacTTCTTAAgtcgatatattttttgtagaattaaagacatttttttatgcttatttccaatatataatttaataactcaggaactactcgttcgaatgttgatttagatacatcaacattttcgtTAAAATTACTTGCCTAAtaatttgaagtaaaaaaaatttggttttcgtttgaaaaaattaagttagTACAGTCTTGGAACACTcctaaaatgttgtaaaaaatctaaataatttatgctATAgtcttttaagtttaaatatacttaaatattctaaaaatcagaaCTTAACTAAATTAACTATCAAAAAAAGGATAGATGAGCATACTCGGTGTATCAacctgtatatttattttatagactatctaaagaattttattttaaaagtatttctcatattttaaattaattgttttaattaaacctAACAACGTCAACAGAAAACCACTTTAGATGTGCTTCAATgcgttttaaatcaattaaatatccCATGTAACTTGAAGGTTATtggaagtaataataataaaaaaatgcatacttataaattcatttttacaataCTCCGCAGTGAAACTttttatacgtaaaataaaaataaaaaatacatgcaGCGTTCTTAATGTTAATACAGCAATAGTAGCTATTAATAATTGTGTGATACATTTAGATGATACACAAGGaaataggaatattatattatcgagaCTAAAGAAATAAGTGTCTAGTAACTTTGAAAACTATAGGAATGCGTTACTAATAAACACGTTACTAATTAATAACAAGTATAATTTTGatgtcaattaaaatttttgattgaaataagaataacgattattttaataatttgcaaCATTTAAGTATTGACTTATTGTTTCCATgcctaaagtatatttttaaaacgtcagTGAAAtacgtgtataatttatatacaataaaatattatatttattgtttacttacCCAGAGCTTTCATGTAGTCGTCAAAATTTTCACTG includes:
- the LOC132917250 gene encoding fatty acid-binding protein, muscle-like yields the protein MSLIFDKKFKLETSENFDEFCKALGVIEVMRTLGKVMTPVVELTKNQDGKYVLTCNTMIRNTSIEFNLGEEFVEETLDAHKVRSIITQEGNKLVHIQKGLSNRKETTIIREFEPDQLKMSMTADGVTCTRIYKPIK
- the LOC132917883 gene encoding fatty acid-binding protein, muscle-like; amino-acid sequence: MALILNKKYKLDSSENFDDYMKALGVGMVKRTLGNTATPVVELTKNDDGKFVLSSNSTMKNSSIVFNLDEEFLEETIDGRKVKSIISQDGNKLIHVQKYDKHSDTTIVREFEPDQLKMILTIDGITCTRIYKPID